In the Kaistella sp. 97-N-M2 genome, one interval contains:
- a CDS encoding T9SS type B sorting domain-containing protein, with the protein MRNFSFIIFLFSFVSGFAQSVNLFNPADNIMYPSQLYFCNGETFNLQVDAVASSTGDYAISEGTPAAFPLAAGGTPITFPVTGTNKFSTAIPIGFNFSFYGKNYTKVVAGTNGRLVFTNDVQLNNLNDINVYTDRTFSGIPNYNTYSALPSTDYNKVYKNNPTQELNLAQIFFGYTDLVSRPQNNSITYNYKTVTVGGVNALLISYQNQIRSDGTGGFSSVAYTSSVLLVEDGRIIIYVNNKTEDTYNAILGLQNDDASKRRIPDHSNSGSNYNNGPWKSEGIAWIFTPNQNLTPKFKWYQNAVLLGETTNTLSGFAPNDGDLLKVEVTYHDGAGAQVGNAVSDEVLFKKLQKPTITASSPGGCVSGVNLTVPNDADVNYQWFLVGSATVLGTSNSYYATQTGNYFVRISRKLSPTCSVDSNPVAVNLNSTIPPFNAANTPFNYCDTTGAATKILNLYDYYPADPTKYTLVFSENGTAINDPANFQIAGNTTRTITIAVNDPVSGCSINTSFTLRFDALPAAINNLPKKYCFGETSIDVSQYLPDLGGINFNIFDYQYSTDGVNYSAGAVLNPKLFPKVWVKIVPKNSINSNCTTTSTIVFTEDAKVLANTPTTQLPPQCASSTQTFDLASLIPEINADPNVTVTFHNNLGDAESGKDPVNYNFRSGLNYTTLFIRAVNNLTGCVSPDHPSITLLVYHKPNLLVTSIPKANCVGNSIFDLTQAPGLLTDAQAPVTVDLEYYSTTGTLLTAAQVSNYDAGVFGLNPYIKVIYNTTCSDTVTVNLSYNPKPVASTSTILICSETTYSLQSFKNAVTNNSANYTFTDDSGNPLPNTFDVTTLPKTIKFLMKDTTTGCLSDVQNVTFIKGGNSVLLNNSAAITKCDTDFDGKTDFNLDDVKSTFTPDPSATFEYFKDAAFSQPIAASYTNETAFAQTVFVRITLPGFCPSAGQIDLKVDTPTKSSTLLNKYFICYGETVTIDAGAENISWQWSTGETSQTVDFMAPGNYSVTLTNSNGCFYTHDFIISEENQPKIEVINQTNTSIEVIANGGVKPYRYYFNGVPQNSNILQNPTASSYEIQVESATGCFGPPKTVYFIKINNAFTPNSDGINDFWRIENLDQMEKVSIVIVDRNGRKVFESTNPNQTEWDGKQNGRALPTSSYWYAVSWYDAVTQKTEQRQGWILLKNRN; encoded by the coding sequence ATGCGGAATTTTTCTTTTATCATTTTCCTTTTCTCGTTCGTCTCCGGATTCGCACAATCTGTGAACCTTTTTAATCCTGCGGATAATATTATGTATCCGTCTCAACTTTATTTTTGTAATGGAGAAACATTCAACCTGCAGGTAGATGCTGTAGCTTCTTCAACAGGCGACTATGCAATAAGTGAAGGCACGCCGGCCGCTTTTCCGCTTGCTGCGGGCGGAACCCCCATCACTTTTCCGGTAACGGGTACCAATAAATTCAGCACAGCGATTCCTATTGGCTTTAATTTTAGTTTTTATGGTAAAAACTACACGAAAGTCGTCGCCGGAACAAACGGCAGACTGGTTTTTACGAACGATGTGCAGCTCAATAACCTCAATGATATTAATGTTTATACGGACCGAACTTTCAGCGGGATCCCAAATTATAACACTTATTCCGCGCTGCCTTCGACGGATTATAACAAAGTTTACAAAAACAATCCTACGCAGGAACTGAATTTAGCCCAAATCTTCTTCGGCTACACCGATTTAGTCTCGCGACCTCAAAACAACAGCATCACGTATAATTATAAAACGGTAACGGTTGGCGGCGTTAATGCACTTTTGATTTCTTATCAAAATCAAATTCGAAGTGACGGAACAGGCGGTTTTTCCAGTGTTGCTTATACCAGCAGTGTTTTGTTGGTAGAAGATGGCAGAATTATCATTTATGTGAATAACAAAACGGAAGACACTTACAATGCAATTTTGGGACTTCAAAATGACGATGCGTCGAAACGTAGAATTCCTGACCACAGTAATTCCGGTTCTAACTATAATAATGGTCCTTGGAAATCGGAGGGCATTGCGTGGATTTTCACGCCCAATCAAAACCTGACGCCAAAGTTCAAATGGTATCAAAATGCGGTGCTCTTAGGAGAAACCACCAATACTTTGTCGGGATTTGCACCCAACGACGGCGATCTTCTGAAAGTAGAAGTTACCTATCACGATGGTGCAGGCGCTCAGGTTGGAAATGCCGTTTCCGACGAGGTTCTTTTTAAAAAACTACAGAAGCCTACTATCACCGCCAGCAGCCCGGGAGGTTGCGTTAGTGGTGTTAATTTAACGGTGCCTAATGATGCAGACGTCAATTATCAGTGGTTTTTGGTTGGAAGTGCAACCGTTTTAGGAACCTCTAATTCTTACTATGCGACGCAAACAGGAAATTATTTTGTACGGATTTCGCGAAAATTAAGCCCTACATGTTCCGTAGATTCTAATCCTGTTGCAGTTAATTTAAATTCGACGATCCCGCCTTTTAATGCGGCCAATACACCGTTTAATTATTGTGACACAACGGGTGCAGCTACCAAAATACTTAATTTATACGATTATTATCCCGCAGATCCAACCAAATATACTTTAGTTTTCAGCGAGAATGGAACCGCAATTAACGATCCGGCTAATTTTCAGATTGCCGGCAATACAACGAGGACCATTACTATTGCAGTAAATGACCCGGTTTCGGGGTGCAGCATAAATACCAGTTTTACCCTTCGGTTCGATGCTTTACCTGCGGCAATTAATAATTTGCCAAAGAAATACTGTTTTGGTGAAACTTCCATTGATGTTTCACAATACCTTCCGGATTTGGGTGGTATTAATTTTAATATTTTCGATTATCAGTATTCCACCGATGGTGTTAATTATTCTGCGGGTGCAGTCCTTAATCCAAAACTCTTTCCGAAAGTCTGGGTGAAAATCGTTCCGAAGAATTCAATAAATTCAAACTGTACAACAACTTCAACAATTGTTTTTACGGAAGACGCAAAAGTTCTGGCAAACACGCCAACCACCCAGTTACCTCCGCAATGTGCGAGTTCAACGCAAACTTTTGATCTCGCGTCGCTGATTCCGGAGATAAATGCTGATCCAAATGTGACTGTTACTTTCCATAATAATTTAGGGGATGCCGAATCCGGCAAAGATCCCGTGAACTACAATTTTCGAAGTGGACTGAATTATACCACGCTGTTCATTCGGGCCGTAAATAATTTAACAGGCTGTGTTTCTCCAGATCATCCCTCCATTACGCTGCTCGTTTATCACAAGCCCAATCTTTTGGTTACTTCTATACCGAAAGCAAACTGTGTAGGGAATTCAATTTTCGATCTAACGCAGGCTCCCGGTTTATTGACCGATGCTCAAGCGCCTGTCACTGTAGATCTGGAATATTATTCGACTACTGGAACGCTATTAACGGCCGCTCAAGTTTCGAATTACGATGCCGGGGTTTTTGGACTAAATCCCTACATCAAAGTTATTTACAATACTACCTGTAGCGATACGGTTACGGTCAATCTGTCCTACAATCCAAAACCTGTTGCTAGTACTTCCACTATTTTAATCTGTTCGGAAACAACGTATTCTTTGCAGAGTTTTAAGAATGCAGTCACTAATAATTCGGCCAATTATACCTTTACGGATGACTCAGGAAATCCTTTGCCGAACACTTTTGACGTTACCACTTTGCCTAAAACCATTAAATTTTTAATGAAAGACACTACCACAGGCTGTCTTTCCGATGTTCAAAACGTAACGTTCATTAAAGGAGGAAATTCCGTATTGCTAAATAATTCCGCAGCTATCACAAAATGCGATACAGACTTTGACGGTAAAACAGATTTCAATCTGGATGATGTGAAATCTACCTTTACCCCTGATCCTTCTGCGACGTTTGAATATTTTAAAGACGCTGCGTTCAGTCAGCCGATCGCTGCAAGTTATACGAATGAAACGGCTTTTGCGCAAACGGTTTTTGTTCGGATAACATTACCCGGGTTCTGTCCGTCTGCTGGGCAAATAGATTTAAAAGTCGATACGCCAACGAAGTCGTCAACACTCCTCAATAAATATTTTATTTGTTATGGAGAAACAGTAACCATTGACGCAGGTGCTGAGAACATCAGCTGGCAATGGAGTACAGGCGAAACAAGTCAAACGGTAGACTTTATGGCTCCCGGGAATTATTCCGTAACACTCACGAATTCAAACGGCTGTTTTTATACGCACGATTTTATTATTTCTGAGGAGAATCAGCCTAAAATTGAAGTCATTAATCAAACAAATACTTCCATAGAAGTCATTGCAAACGGTGGTGTAAAACCGTATCGATATTATTTTAACGGCGTTCCGCAGAATTCAAATATTTTACAAAATCCAACTGCCTCTTCTTATGAAATTCAGGTAGAATCTGCAACGGGATGTTTCGGTCCGCCAAAAACAGTCTACTTTATTAAGATCAACAATGCTTTCACCCCAAATTCAGACGGCATCAATGATTTCTGGCGCATTGAAAATCTCGACCAAATGGAAAAGGTTTCGATTGTGATCGTGGACCGCAACGGAAGGAAAGTTTTTGAATCCACGAATCCCAATCAGACAGAATGGGACGGAAAACAGAACGGCCGGGCGCTGCCAACTTCTTCTTATTGGTATGCAGTTTCATGGTATGATGCGGTAACGCAAAAAACGGAGCAGCGACAAGGCTGGATCCTTTTGAAGAATCGAAATTAA
- a CDS encoding lipopolysaccharide assembly protein LapB codes for MNSKKILIATAIFYFGLSEAQQSQFFSDRENYRFNLAENLYQNKIYNASQFEYARQYFYNQNLSTSRKEAAQFFDNVIGVILRKNHAEEGLDAFIKEYPNSAYFAQANLPLADFYLTQKNFDKALETLNNVNQYQLSKEENTQYIMKLGYAKFMTGDSQGAIEALEEAYKTTEGSDKNDIAYMLGHLYYADGQNYKAFTFFDNIKDNEKYARVVKPYYVQLYFNDKDYDKAIVEGNALLNEDISADYKAEVHKMIGESYFMKGDYDSAYPHLKIYLDSKQTPSESDLYEMGFVSAHLKKYDEAVSYYNQLLNSNSATAQNAYYQLGNAYLEVGKKQEALSAFRSSYQMTYDPKVQQLAHLQYAKLSYELGNPFESASNVIQSYISKYPNSPDTKEMKSLLVKSYLYSGDYKGTLAAIDKMPNSTPETDKVDQEVSYLLGTEEFNKGNVDAAEKYFLRSLEFNINKEFNSRATYWLAQTYYQKGNYPSAIVRFEKLQSENFPEKQQLNYDLGYAYFKSKKFDRAKDYFTAYLKDPKPEFKNDAELRLADTYYANNDLNEAIAIYDKTESADDYTPFQKAMALGFKGDTVAKITELKKLLNQYKNSEYFDDAQFEIATAYAANDDYKSSNDYFSQVIKTSTDKDLVANAQIYRAQNYIDQNEDAKALSELKSLGNQYKNTAFASKIVQAARPLFIKNNDVAGYQSFAQNIGVKIDASEIDEINLNRAKTFYAGKDYKNAIPLFEKYLIQNPTGEGLYQAQYELGESYFQTQNPAKALLVLQEVANVQNDYQEDAQTRIAQIYIAQNNSNEAKKYLVSLSNSTNANVKNFANVELMKIYADEKDFRKAETLADFVLQNPKNSSSVNELAKVIKARSLMNNGKDTEAKTAYAALEKSSNTEVAAEALYAKAYYQNKGKAFKSSNETIFKLANNYASEEYWGAKSLVLMVRNYIGLKDNYQASYTADQIIANYQDFPDIVAEAKDLKKQIKK; via the coding sequence ATGAATTCAAAAAAAATCTTAATCGCAACGGCGATTTTCTATTTCGGCTTATCCGAGGCTCAACAATCTCAATTCTTCAGCGACCGCGAAAATTACCGCTTTAACCTCGCGGAAAATTTGTACCAAAATAAAATTTACAACGCATCCCAGTTCGAGTATGCGCGTCAGTATTTTTACAACCAAAACCTGTCTACATCCCGCAAAGAAGCAGCGCAGTTTTTCGATAACGTCATCGGCGTTATTTTGCGTAAAAATCATGCGGAAGAAGGCCTGGATGCTTTTATTAAGGAATATCCGAACTCGGCGTATTTTGCACAGGCGAATTTGCCTTTGGCAGACTTCTATTTAACGCAGAAAAATTTTGACAAAGCTTTGGAAACGTTGAATAACGTAAACCAATACCAACTTTCAAAAGAAGAGAACACGCAGTATATCATGAAACTCGGCTATGCGAAATTCATGACGGGTGATTCTCAGGGCGCGATTGAAGCTTTGGAAGAAGCCTATAAAACCACAGAAGGTTCCGATAAAAACGACATCGCCTACATGTTGGGGCATTTGTATTATGCGGACGGACAAAACTACAAAGCGTTTACGTTTTTCGATAATATTAAAGACAACGAGAAATATGCACGCGTGGTAAAACCTTATTATGTGCAACTGTATTTCAACGATAAAGATTACGATAAGGCAATTGTGGAAGGCAATGCTTTGTTAAATGAAGATATTTCCGCCGATTATAAAGCGGAAGTTCATAAAATGATTGGCGAAAGTTATTTTATGAAAGGCGATTACGATTCGGCTTATCCGCACTTAAAAATTTATCTGGATAGTAAACAAACCCCGTCCGAAAGCGATCTGTATGAAATGGGATTTGTCTCAGCACATCTGAAAAAATACGACGAAGCCGTTTCTTATTATAATCAACTGTTGAACAGCAATTCGGCAACCGCTCAAAACGCTTATTACCAGCTAGGAAATGCGTATCTGGAGGTTGGTAAAAAACAGGAAGCGCTTTCTGCCTTTCGGTCCTCGTATCAAATGACGTACGATCCGAAAGTGCAGCAACTCGCGCATTTACAGTATGCAAAACTGAGTTACGAGCTTGGAAATCCTTTTGAATCTGCTTCAAATGTGATTCAAAGTTATATTTCAAAATACCCGAACAGTCCGGATACCAAAGAAATGAAATCGCTTTTGGTGAAATCTTATCTGTATTCCGGCGATTATAAAGGAACTTTGGCCGCGATTGATAAAATGCCGAATTCGACACCGGAAACCGATAAAGTAGATCAGGAAGTTTCGTACTTATTGGGAACGGAGGAATTCAACAAAGGAAATGTAGACGCTGCTGAAAAATATTTCTTAAGAAGTCTTGAATTCAATATCAACAAAGAATTTAATTCCAGAGCCACTTATTGGTTGGCGCAAACGTACTACCAAAAGGGAAATTATCCTTCCGCAATCGTGCGTTTTGAGAAACTCCAATCAGAAAATTTCCCGGAGAAACAACAGCTGAATTACGATTTGGGTTACGCTTATTTCAAATCTAAAAAATTCGACAGAGCCAAAGATTATTTTACGGCCTATTTAAAAGATCCGAAACCGGAATTTAAAAATGATGCTGAACTTCGCCTGGCAGATACATATTACGCAAACAATGATCTGAACGAGGCCATCGCCATTTATGACAAAACGGAAAGCGCCGACGATTATACGCCATTCCAAAAAGCCATGGCTCTTGGATTTAAGGGCGACACCGTAGCAAAAATCACTGAACTTAAAAAACTTTTAAATCAGTATAAAAATTCGGAATATTTCGATGATGCGCAATTTGAGATCGCGACTGCTTACGCGGCAAATGACGACTATAAAAGCTCCAACGATTATTTTTCACAAGTCATTAAAACAAGCACTGATAAAGATTTAGTCGCCAATGCACAGATTTACCGTGCGCAGAACTACATCGATCAAAACGAAGATGCAAAAGCTTTATCAGAATTAAAGTCTCTTGGAAATCAGTATAAAAACACGGCGTTTGCAAGCAAAATTGTGCAGGCCGCGCGTCCGCTTTTCATTAAAAATAATGATGTCGCGGGTTATCAAAGTTTTGCCCAAAATATCGGCGTAAAAATCGATGCCTCCGAAATTGATGAGATTAATCTGAACCGCGCGAAAACTTTCTACGCAGGCAAAGATTACAAAAATGCCATTCCGCTTTTTGAAAAATATTTAATTCAAAATCCGACCGGCGAAGGTTTATACCAGGCGCAGTATGAATTGGGTGAAAGTTATTTCCAGACGCAGAATCCGGCAAAAGCTTTGTTGGTTTTACAGGAAGTAGCGAATGTCCAGAACGATTATCAGGAAGACGCGCAAACCAGAATTGCACAAATCTATATCGCGCAAAACAATAGCAACGAAGCCAAAAAGTATTTGGTATCGCTTTCCAATTCTACGAACGCCAACGTGAAAAACTTTGCCAATGTGGAATTGATGAAAATTTACGCCGACGAAAAAGATTTCCGAAAAGCCGAAACTTTGGCTGACTTTGTTTTGCAGAATCCAAAAAATTCCTCTTCCGTAAACGAACTTGCGAAAGTCATCAAAGCGCGCAGCTTGATGAACAATGGTAAAGACACCGAGGCAAAGACGGCTTATGCGGCTTTAGAAAAATCATCGAACACGGAAGTTGCAGCCGAAGCTTTGTATGCCAAGGCCTATTATCAAAACAAAGGCAAAGCCTTTAAATCATCGAACGAAACCATTTTTAAACTGGCCAATAATTATGCTTCAGAGGAATATTGGGGCGCGAAATCTTTGGTTTTGATGGTTAGAAATTATATCGGTTTGAAGGATAATTACCAGGCGAGCTATACAGCGGATCAAATCATCGCTAATTATCAGGATTTCCCGGATATTGTGGCGGAGGCGAAAGATTTAAAGAAACAAATTAAAAAATAG
- a CDS encoding TonB-dependent receptor produces MNKRIQILSLLFLGFSQFAFSQIKEEKLILDRKREPEVKKIEKKKTSIEAEKNYPPEEKSANPPTYDITNVPASSDFKTSLIQVEDISPKFDAENQNNYFQLGMGNYGKILADGNISTQLESGMEVGADVHFLSTDGLKKVYAWDSKQSAADLGVYLNSYGEQGKLSVNADYGLNNYNYYGIYTLTPASGNIDLKQKTNRVKVNGYYDFYSNEILNDVRVKSSFLSDYFGAKENQAEVLVNLSKHGVDLPAFDEVLFNGDLGLNLETVQSDFDLLDKNSSEFLNATVAPKITFFKGKSYVMIGSDFSFLNAKNSNMIVTEQVKNNKTYWFPKAELQFAAADEFKFYAGIEGGLKLNTYANLLEQNPYLVSDQELRPTETKYKFYFGLRGDIDQNIKYDFSGGFGKMNDILFFRANDLFNKDVNYDRPAYDYANTFSSVYDNGTISEAKASVQYFPLANLSLDAELKFEQYSLDNFENIFNKPLVRASLGGKYSMLDKKLNLGAKAFFATDQTTNSFEVNNGGINPNVFLSSEDINDKVGGFADLNLSAEYKVHKNFSIFALGNNLLNTRYQTYKSYKVLGAQILGGVKISF; encoded by the coding sequence ATGAATAAACGAATTCAAATATTATCGCTCTTATTTTTAGGCTTTTCCCAGTTTGCCTTTTCCCAGATCAAGGAAGAAAAATTAATCCTGGACCGGAAACGCGAACCGGAAGTCAAAAAAATTGAAAAGAAGAAAACGTCCATCGAAGCGGAAAAAAATTATCCGCCCGAAGAAAAGTCCGCGAATCCGCCAACCTACGATATTACAAATGTTCCGGCGTCTTCCGATTTCAAAACTTCCTTAATTCAGGTTGAAGATATTTCGCCGAAATTCGATGCCGAAAATCAGAACAACTATTTCCAGCTCGGGATGGGAAATTACGGGAAAATCCTGGCAGACGGAAATATTTCCACGCAACTGGAAAGCGGAATGGAAGTCGGCGCCGATGTTCATTTCCTTTCGACCGACGGGTTGAAAAAAGTTTACGCCTGGGATTCCAAACAAAGTGCTGCGGACCTTGGAGTTTATTTAAATTCTTATGGAGAGCAGGGAAAACTGAGTGTTAACGCAGATTATGGACTGAACAATTATAATTATTACGGCATTTATACTTTAACGCCGGCTTCCGGGAATATCGATTTAAAACAGAAAACCAACCGCGTGAAAGTGAACGGTTATTACGATTTTTATTCGAACGAAATATTAAATGATGTTCGCGTGAAATCCTCTTTTCTGAGCGATTATTTTGGCGCAAAAGAAAATCAGGCGGAAGTTTTGGTTAATTTATCGAAGCACGGCGTCGACTTGCCTGCTTTTGATGAGGTGCTTTTCAACGGTGATTTAGGTTTGAATTTGGAAACCGTCCAATCCGATTTCGATTTGCTCGATAAAAATTCTTCGGAGTTTTTAAATGCGACAGTAGCGCCAAAAATTACGTTTTTCAAAGGTAAATCTTACGTGATGATCGGTTCCGACTTTTCATTTTTAAATGCAAAGAATTCTAATATGATTGTTACTGAGCAAGTAAAAAATAATAAGACGTACTGGTTTCCCAAAGCAGAACTGCAGTTTGCGGCGGCGGACGAATTCAAGTTCTACGCCGGAATCGAAGGCGGTTTGAAACTGAATACCTACGCTAATTTGCTGGAGCAAAATCCTTATTTGGTTTCGGATCAGGAATTACGTCCAACGGAAACAAAATATAAATTCTATTTCGGTTTGCGCGGCGATATCGATCAAAACATTAAATATGATTTTAGCGGTGGTTTCGGAAAGATGAACGATATTTTATTTTTCCGCGCCAACGATTTATTTAACAAAGACGTGAATTATGACCGTCCGGCGTATGATTATGCCAACACGTTTTCCTCGGTTTATGATAACGGAACCATTAGTGAGGCAAAAGCAAGCGTGCAGTATTTTCCTTTGGCCAATCTCTCTTTGGACGCCGAACTGAAATTTGAACAATACAGTTTAGATAATTTCGAAAACATTTTTAATAAGCCCTTGGTAAGAGCAAGTTTGGGCGGAAAATATTCGATGCTGGATAAAAAACTGAACCTGGGCGCGAAAGCGTTTTTTGCGACGGACCAGACGACCAATTCATTTGAAGTGAATAATGGAGGGATAAATCCGAACGTTTTTCTCTCTTCTGAAGACATAAATGACAAAGTTGGTGGATTTGCGGATTTAAATTTGTCTGCAGAGTACAAAGTTCACAAAAATTTCAGTATTTTCGCACTCGGAAACAATTTACTCAACACCCGGTATCAAACTTACAAAAGTTATAAAGTTTTGGGAGCACAGATTTTGGGCGGAGTTAAAATTTCCTTTTAA
- a CDS encoding DUF5996 family protein, translated as MKIKNWPVLSFEKAKDTYMTIHLWTQILVKIKIKKLPWINHSWHVTLYVTPEGLTTRNIPYNDEHFEINFDFLQHQLHIRTSNNAERKFALEGLSVAAFYKNLMDNLNEMGIHVTINQTPNELEEVIPFQEDDAHNTYIPKHASDLHLAFLNANEIFMEFRSRFTGKCSPVHLFWGSFDLSVSRFSGEKAPLHPGGVPHLPDWVAQEAYSHEVYSCGFWPGNEAVPFAAFYAYIYPEPALFCEVRTEGKKYFYDKNLGEYLLPYSEVQKSDDPVEVVLDFLQTTYEAAAKLAKWDREKLEK; from the coding sequence ATGAAAATAAAAAACTGGCCGGTTCTATCGTTCGAAAAGGCAAAGGACACCTACATGACGATCCATCTTTGGACCCAGATCTTGGTAAAAATCAAGATAAAAAAACTGCCCTGGATTAACCATTCCTGGCACGTCACTTTATACGTAACGCCCGAGGGGCTTACTACCCGGAACATTCCCTACAACGACGAACATTTCGAGATCAATTTCGATTTTTTGCAGCACCAGCTTCACATTCGGACGAGTAATAATGCCGAGCGAAAATTTGCGCTTGAAGGACTGTCGGTTGCGGCTTTCTATAAAAACTTGATGGATAACTTAAATGAAATGGGAATTCATGTGACAATTAATCAAACTCCTAACGAACTGGAAGAAGTTATCCCTTTCCAGGAAGACGATGCGCACAATACTTATATTCCGAAACATGCATCCGATCTTCATTTGGCATTTTTGAATGCGAACGAAATTTTTATGGAATTCAGATCCCGGTTTACCGGTAAGTGCAGTCCCGTTCACTTATTTTGGGGCAGTTTTGATCTGTCGGTGTCACGATTTTCGGGCGAAAAAGCACCTTTGCATCCCGGCGGAGTTCCTCATTTACCCGATTGGGTTGCGCAGGAAGCGTATTCTCACGAGGTTTACAGTTGCGGATTTTGGCCCGGCAACGAGGCTGTTCCGTTTGCGGCTTTTTACGCTTATATTTATCCCGAACCCGCGCTGTTCTGCGAGGTGAGAACGGAAGGAAAGAAATATTTCTACGATAAAAATCTCGGCGAATATCTGCTTCCGTACAGCGAAGTGCAAAAATCCGATGATCCCGTTGAAGTGGTTCTCGATTTCCTTCAGACGACTTATGAAGCCGCGGCAAAACTGGCTAAATGGGATCGGGAAAAACTGGAGAAATAA
- a CDS encoding helix-turn-helix domain-containing protein translates to MKEVSYFLGFSDPFHFSKFFKNETGTNFTEFKEYSLAIVDDDREYSNFK, encoded by the coding sequence GTGAAAGAGGTATCGTACTTTCTTGGGTTTTCAGATCCATTTCATTTCAGTAAATTTTTCAAAAATGAAACAGGAACAAATTTTACCGAATTTAAGGAATATTCCCTGGCAATTGTTGATGATGACCGCGAATATAGTAATTTTAAGTAA